One Esox lucius isolate fEsoLuc1 chromosome 1, fEsoLuc1.pri, whole genome shotgun sequence genomic region harbors:
- the trim59 gene encoding tripartite motif-containing protein 59 isoform X1 produces MDNLEEDLTCSVCYSLFADPRVLPCSHTFCKSCLENVLQVSAVYTIWRPLRLPLKCPNCRSVVELPPAGVDALPTNVSLRAIIEKFQKDSQPRSPSCPEHHRQPLNVYCVQDRQLICGFCLTVGQHQGHPIDDLQAAFIRERQAPAGLLGKLSDHRWAECCLLKLCELGQQLEQEKASCEGLVRQDRQAVEQYFHGLEVVLARKKVAFMGALDTASMEVSLAYDPLIQRLKGLQEEQLDLVSLGTALEDENSPLDFLEKVHLFRERVEVLVKSSLPKVPSLSITPRAADYLEQHWAGVTMGHLEEGPVPRVCVKPTVVGMVLGTEAVNQPGGWGRYLWLQLQPMSPVVLLGLLLLLVAVWINPVVMSMCSSLLQVLHGLSSEMTSSMWEMAGFLYSQTGAVMGRCSSVISTLGENSYQQLLSLWS; encoded by the exons ATGGATAATCTGGAGGAGGACCTGACATGTTCGGTATGCTATTCACTCTTCGCTGATCCCCGTGTCCTGCCCTGCTCCCACACCTTCTGTAAGTCCTGCCTGGAGAACGTGCTCCAGGTCTCTGCTGTCTACACCATCTGGCGTCCGCTGCGGCTCCCGCTCAAGTGCCCCAACTGTCGCAGTGTAGTAGAGCTCCCGCCAGCGGGTGTCGACGCATTGCCCACCAACGTCTCCCTCCGCGCCATCATCGAGAAG TTCCAGAAGGACAGCCAGCCACGGTCCCCCTCCTGTCCCGAGCACCACAGACAGCCCCTGAACGTCTACTGTGTCCAGGACCGCCAACTCATCTGTGGCTTCTGCCTGACTGTGGGCCAGCACCAGGGACACCCCATTGATGACCTGCAGGCAGCTTTCATCAGAGAGAGGCAGGCCCCTGCCGGTCTGCTGGGGAAGCTCTCAGACCACCGCTGGGCAGAG TGTTGTCTCCTGAAGTTGTGTGAGCTGGGGCAGCAgctggagcaggagaaggctAGCTGCGAGGGACTAGTGAGACAGGACCGGCAGGCTGTGGAACAATATTTCCATGGGCTGGAGGTGGTGCTTGCCAGGAAGAAGGTCGCTTTCATGGGGGCCCTGGATACTGCGAGCATGGAAGTGTCCCTGGCCTATGACCCACTCATCCAGAGGCTGAAGGGACTGCAG GAGGAGCAGCTGGACCTGGTGTCACTGGGCACAGCTCTAGAGGATGAAAACTCGCCGCTGGACTTCCTGGAAAAGGTGCATCTGTTCCGGGAAAGGGTGGAGGTGCTGGTAAAATCCTCCCTGCCCAAAGTTCCATCCCTCTCCATCACCCCCCGAGCTGCTGACTACTTGGAGCAGCACTGGGCGGGGGTGACCATGGGACACCTAGAGGAAGGGCCAGTCCCTCGGGTCTGTGTCAAGCCCACCGTTGTGGGCATGGTTCTCGGGACAGAGGCAGTGAACCAGCCTGGAGGCTGGGGCCGGTATCTATGGCTGCAGCTTCAACCCATGTCTCCTGTGGTGCTCCTGGGACTGCTGCTGCTTCTGGTGGCCGTGTGGATAAATCCAGTTGTTATGTCAATGTGCTCCTCTCTGCTGCAAGTGTTGCACGGCCTCAGCAGCGAAATGACCAGCTCGATGTGGGAGATGGCAGGCTTCCTGTACTCACAGACAGGAGCTGTGATGGGAAGGTGCAGCTCTGTTATTTCCACACTGGGGGAAAACTCTTATCAGCAGCTGCTATCCCTCTGGTcctga
- the trim59 gene encoding tripartite motif-containing protein 59 isoform X2 produces the protein MDNLEEDLTCSVCYSLFADPRVLPCSHTFCKSCLENVLQVSAVYTIWRPLRLPLKCPNCRSVVELPPAGVDALPTNVSLRAIIEKFQKDSQPRSPSCPEHHRQPLNVYCVQDRQLICGFCLTVGQHQGHPIDDLQAAFIRERQAPAGLLGKLSDHRWAELCELGQQLEQEKASCEGLVRQDRQAVEQYFHGLEVVLARKKVAFMGALDTASMEVSLAYDPLIQRLKGLQEEQLDLVSLGTALEDENSPLDFLEKVHLFRERVEVLVKSSLPKVPSLSITPRAADYLEQHWAGVTMGHLEEGPVPRVCVKPTVVGMVLGTEAVNQPGGWGRYLWLQLQPMSPVVLLGLLLLLVAVWINPVVMSMCSSLLQVLHGLSSEMTSSMWEMAGFLYSQTGAVMGRCSSVISTLGENSYQQLLSLWS, from the exons ATGGATAATCTGGAGGAGGACCTGACATGTTCGGTATGCTATTCACTCTTCGCTGATCCCCGTGTCCTGCCCTGCTCCCACACCTTCTGTAAGTCCTGCCTGGAGAACGTGCTCCAGGTCTCTGCTGTCTACACCATCTGGCGTCCGCTGCGGCTCCCGCTCAAGTGCCCCAACTGTCGCAGTGTAGTAGAGCTCCCGCCAGCGGGTGTCGACGCATTGCCCACCAACGTCTCCCTCCGCGCCATCATCGAGAAG TTCCAGAAGGACAGCCAGCCACGGTCCCCCTCCTGTCCCGAGCACCACAGACAGCCCCTGAACGTCTACTGTGTCCAGGACCGCCAACTCATCTGTGGCTTCTGCCTGACTGTGGGCCAGCACCAGGGACACCCCATTGATGACCTGCAGGCAGCTTTCATCAGAGAGAGGCAGGCCCCTGCCGGTCTGCTGGGGAAGCTCTCAGACCACCGCTGGGCAGAG TTGTGTGAGCTGGGGCAGCAgctggagcaggagaaggctAGCTGCGAGGGACTAGTGAGACAGGACCGGCAGGCTGTGGAACAATATTTCCATGGGCTGGAGGTGGTGCTTGCCAGGAAGAAGGTCGCTTTCATGGGGGCCCTGGATACTGCGAGCATGGAAGTGTCCCTGGCCTATGACCCACTCATCCAGAGGCTGAAGGGACTGCAG GAGGAGCAGCTGGACCTGGTGTCACTGGGCACAGCTCTAGAGGATGAAAACTCGCCGCTGGACTTCCTGGAAAAGGTGCATCTGTTCCGGGAAAGGGTGGAGGTGCTGGTAAAATCCTCCCTGCCCAAAGTTCCATCCCTCTCCATCACCCCCCGAGCTGCTGACTACTTGGAGCAGCACTGGGCGGGGGTGACCATGGGACACCTAGAGGAAGGGCCAGTCCCTCGGGTCTGTGTCAAGCCCACCGTTGTGGGCATGGTTCTCGGGACAGAGGCAGTGAACCAGCCTGGAGGCTGGGGCCGGTATCTATGGCTGCAGCTTCAACCCATGTCTCCTGTGGTGCTCCTGGGACTGCTGCTGCTTCTGGTGGCCGTGTGGATAAATCCAGTTGTTATGTCAATGTGCTCCTCTCTGCTGCAAGTGTTGCACGGCCTCAGCAGCGAAATGACCAGCTCGATGTGGGAGATGGCAGGCTTCCTGTACTCACAGACAGGAGCTGTGATGGGAAGGTGCAGCTCTGTTATTTCCACACTGGGGGAAAACTCTTATCAGCAGCTGCTATCCCTCTGGTcctga